The following proteins come from a genomic window of Flavobacteriales bacterium:
- a CDS encoding DUF4197 domain-containing protein, which yields MKKSMTRCTVMALALSLVACSPQDLQTILGSTSTPSALSNEEVIAGLKEALRVGAERAVSSTSAADGFWGNALIRVPFPEEAIKVKNTLNDLGITKPVEDFERTLNKAAEAAAKEAVPVFVDAITSMTIQDGFTILRGGENAATNFLRERTSGALRARFAPVVQNATQQVALTSYWQPLATAYNTATLLTGGKAVNPDLDAYVTDKALQGLFTVLAQEEKRIRIDPLARTTALLQKVFGVQ from the coding sequence ATGAAGAAGTCGATGACCCGATGCACTGTGATGGCGCTCGCCCTTTCGCTGGTCGCATGCTCGCCGCAGGACCTGCAGACCATTCTGGGCTCCACCAGCACGCCCTCTGCGCTCAGCAACGAAGAGGTGATCGCTGGCTTGAAGGAGGCCTTGCGCGTGGGCGCTGAACGCGCCGTGAGCAGCACCAGCGCCGCCGATGGCTTCTGGGGCAATGCGCTCATCCGCGTGCCATTCCCGGAGGAAGCGATCAAGGTGAAGAACACGCTCAATGACTTGGGCATCACCAAGCCCGTTGAGGATTTCGAGCGCACACTGAATAAAGCGGCAGAGGCGGCGGCGAAGGAAGCCGTGCCGGTCTTCGTGGATGCCATCACGAGCATGACGATCCAGGACGGCTTCACCATCCTGCGCGGCGGGGAGAACGCGGCCACCAACTTCCTGCGGGAGAGAACGAGCGGGGCCTTGCGAGCGCGCTTCGCCCCCGTGGTGCAGAACGCCACGCAGCAAGTGGCCCTCACCAGCTATTGGCAGCCGTTGGCAACGGCCTACAACACGGCCACTTTGCTCACAGGCGGAAAGGCCGTGAACCCCGACCTCGACGCCTATGTGACCGACAAGGCCTTGCAAGGCCTCTTCACCGTGCTCGCGCAAGAAGAGAAGCGCATCCGCATTGATCCCCTGGCCCGCACGACTGCGCTGTTGCAGAAAGTATTCGGAGTGCAATAG
- the lhgO gene encoding L-2-hydroxyglutarate oxidase: MSNERTWDVVVVGGGIVGAATLYKLQARFPHLRILLLEKEKALAGHQTGNNSGVIHSGIYYKPGSYKAKNCVDGRRELVAFAKQHGVKHDICGKLIVATDAEELPRLEKIFSTGMANGIEDMRKVTADEIREIEPHCTGIAGVHVGCTGIIDFRGATYKMAELALALQPESRVALGEECLGIASGDQGSHVRTSNGTHQTRYAIFCGGLQSDRLAKADGAVVRERIVGFRGDYYELTEQGKHKVKHLIYPVPDPRFPFLGVHFTRMTDGSIECGPNAVFTFKREGYGKTDFDLRDTVDALTYSGTWKLFLRNMGYGINEYRRAFSKKLFLKTLQRLIPSLTMDDIEPGRAGVRAMLLGTDGNMVDDFRIERRGNHIHVLNAPSPAATAALAIGSHIAEMAAREFRIGEGAVVA; encoded by the coding sequence ATGAGCAACGAGCGCACCTGGGATGTGGTGGTCGTGGGCGGCGGCATCGTAGGCGCGGCCACGCTGTATAAGCTGCAAGCGCGATTCCCGCACCTCCGCATTCTCCTCTTGGAGAAGGAGAAGGCCCTGGCCGGCCACCAGACCGGCAACAACAGCGGCGTGATCCACAGCGGCATCTACTACAAGCCCGGCAGCTACAAGGCCAAGAACTGCGTCGATGGCCGGCGTGAGCTGGTGGCCTTCGCGAAGCAGCACGGCGTGAAGCACGACATCTGCGGCAAGCTGATCGTGGCCACCGACGCGGAAGAGCTGCCACGACTGGAGAAGATCTTCAGCACCGGCATGGCCAACGGTATCGAGGACATGCGCAAGGTCACTGCCGATGAGATCCGGGAGATCGAGCCGCATTGCACGGGCATCGCGGGGGTGCATGTGGGCTGCACCGGCATCATCGACTTCCGCGGCGCCACCTACAAAATGGCCGAGCTGGCACTGGCCCTTCAGCCGGAGAGCCGCGTGGCGCTGGGCGAGGAATGCCTCGGCATCGCATCCGGTGATCAGGGCTCGCACGTGCGCACCAGCAATGGCACGCACCAGACGCGCTACGCCATCTTCTGCGGCGGCTTGCAGAGCGACCGCCTGGCCAAGGCCGATGGAGCCGTGGTCCGTGAGCGGATCGTCGGCTTCCGGGGCGACTACTACGAGCTCACCGAACAGGGCAAGCACAAGGTGAAGCACCTCATCTATCCGGTGCCCGATCCGCGCTTCCCCTTCCTCGGCGTCCACTTCACGCGCATGACCGATGGCAGCATCGAATGCGGGCCTAACGCTGTCTTCACCTTCAAGCGCGAGGGCTATGGCAAGACCGACTTCGACCTCCGCGACACCGTGGATGCGCTCACCTACAGCGGCACCTGGAAGCTCTTCCTGCGCAACATGGGCTACGGGATCAACGAGTACCGCCGCGCGTTCTCGAAGAAGCTCTTCCTGAAGACCCTTCAGCGTTTGATCCCCTCGCTCACCATGGATGACATCGAGCCGGGCCGCGCGGGCGTTCGCGCCATGCTGTTGGGCACGGACGGGAACATGGTCGATGATTTCCGGATCGAGCGGCGCGGCAATCACATCCACGTGCTCAACGCGCCGTCACCAGCGGCTACAGCGGCTTTGGCCATCGGAAGCCATATCGCGGAGATGGCCGCGCGAGAGTTCCGGATCGGCGAGGGAGCCGTTGTCGCCTGA
- a CDS encoding nucleoside phosphorylase, with translation MHAITLTEPGTVLEPSELVLNPDGSVYHLALRPEQLGDLVIVVGDQGRVEKVSRYFERIEHRVQNREFVAHTGVYHGMHITALSTGIGTDNIDIVLNELDALANIDLATRSPKREHRSLRIVRLGTCGSLQEDIPVDSRIVSAFGVGLDNVLHYYAYENTDAENRLLNGFLAHCEWPDNLPVPYVAAGDKELIERLGHGNTVGITITSGGFYGPQGRQLRLLPSVDGLNERISAFAHEELIACNYEMETSALYGLGGLFGHRTCTVCTVVANRLRKEYSKDHHAAIDLMIEEVLERLAG, from the coding sequence ATGCACGCCATCACCCTCACTGAACCCGGCACCGTGCTCGAGCCCAGCGAGCTCGTCCTGAATCCCGACGGCTCCGTCTATCACCTCGCCTTGCGGCCCGAGCAGCTCGGCGACCTGGTCATCGTCGTAGGTGATCAAGGACGCGTGGAGAAGGTGAGCCGATACTTCGAGCGCATCGAGCACCGCGTGCAGAACCGCGAATTCGTGGCGCACACCGGCGTGTACCACGGCATGCACATCACCGCGCTCAGCACGGGCATCGGCACGGACAACATCGACATCGTGCTCAACGAGCTCGATGCCCTCGCTAACATCGACCTGGCCACGCGCAGCCCCAAGCGCGAGCACAGGAGCTTGCGCATCGTGCGGCTCGGCACCTGCGGATCATTGCAGGAGGACATCCCCGTTGACAGCCGCATCGTGAGCGCGTTCGGCGTTGGCCTCGACAACGTGCTGCACTATTACGCCTACGAGAACACCGATGCAGAGAACCGGCTGCTCAATGGCTTCCTCGCGCATTGCGAATGGCCGGATAACCTTCCGGTGCCATACGTGGCCGCGGGCGATAAGGAACTCATCGAGCGCCTCGGCCACGGCAATACCGTTGGCATCACCATCACCTCCGGCGGTTTCTACGGCCCGCAAGGGCGCCAACTGCGCCTGCTGCCTTCCGTCGATGGACTGAACGAGCGCATCAGCGCCTTCGCGCACGAGGAGCTGATCGCGTGCAACTACGAGATGGAGACCAGCGCGCTTTACGGCCTCGGAGGCCTCTTTGGCCATCGCACCTGCACCGTGTGCACGGTGGTGGCTAACCGCCTGCGCAAAGAGTACAGCAAGGACCACCACGCGGCGATTGACCTCATGATCGAGGAGGTGCTTGAGCGGTTGGCGGGTTAG
- the smpB gene encoding SsrA-binding protein SmpB, whose product MAQRTTPEVKNRRAGFEYHLLDSYVCGMVLQGSEIKSIRANGASINEAFCAFAGPDLVVRNMQINPYGTNPHFVHEPKRDRKLLLHRTELAKLKRKLKDTGMTIVPVRLFIGESGYAKLEIALAKGKKTFDKRESIKARDVQRDIDRER is encoded by the coding sequence ATGGCGCAGCGTACCACGCCCGAAGTGAAGAACCGCAGGGCCGGCTTCGAGTACCACCTGCTCGACAGCTATGTGTGCGGCATGGTGCTGCAGGGCAGCGAGATCAAGAGCATCCGAGCCAACGGGGCCAGCATCAATGAGGCCTTCTGCGCCTTCGCCGGGCCGGACCTTGTAGTGCGGAACATGCAGATCAACCCATACGGCACCAACCCGCATTTCGTGCACGAGCCCAAACGCGACCGCAAGCTCCTGCTGCACCGCACCGAGCTGGCCAAGCTCAAGCGCAAGCTCAAGGACACAGGCATGACCATCGTCCCTGTGCGCCTCTTCATCGGTGAGAGCGGCTATGCCAAGCTCGAGATCGCTCTGGCCAAGGGGAAGAAAACCTTCGACAAGCGCGAGAGCATCAAGGCGCGTGACGTGCAGCGCGATATCGACCGCGAACGGTGA
- a CDS encoding acyl-CoA thioesterase yields MPIANVPIQIRFADVDMAHHVHNAVYLQWFELARMELLLRFIAPDHDWKRQGLILARNEVDYRQPIHLRDRIVAECLAGRIGTKSFDLHYRIIRLKDEQQEVCAEGRSVMVCFDYAANRSIELFPEWRSALEKLSEP; encoded by the coding sequence ATGCCGATAGCCAACGTGCCCATCCAGATCCGCTTCGCCGACGTGGATATGGCGCACCACGTCCACAATGCCGTGTACCTGCAATGGTTCGAGCTGGCCCGCATGGAGCTGCTGCTGCGCTTCATCGCACCCGACCACGATTGGAAGAGGCAGGGCCTGATCCTGGCGCGCAATGAGGTCGATTACCGCCAGCCCATTCATCTGCGCGACCGCATTGTAGCCGAATGCCTCGCCGGGCGCATCGGCACCAAGAGCTTCGATCTGCACTATCGCATCATCCGCTTGAAGGATGAACAGCAGGAGGTGTGCGCCGAAGGGCGCAGCGTGATGGTCTGCTTCGACTACGCAGCGAACCGTTCCATTGAGCTGTTTCCGGAGTGGAGGTCGGCGCTGGAAAAACTCAGTGAGCCATGA